Proteins from a genomic interval of Benincasa hispida cultivar B227 chromosome 7, ASM972705v1, whole genome shotgun sequence:
- the LOC120080930 gene encoding uncharacterized protein LOC120080930 — MRGNWIAHTLLHRARIAAVSSSLSSIGAPSSIVFASEATSSQSACSSSSRRDHAFAFPPAATLRLFNTNSSKDFQDEGKEHNPLQYGGDEGGETTDGWEEDDDLEPELGDGGGGGGVVLQGVPWGERVLLLAQEVLLQFGDDIKLYSFKTTPRGYIYVRLDKLSNEFGCPSLEELESYSQEYKKRLDETGALGNIPDDLALEVSSPGAERLLKVPDDLFRFKAIPMRVSYIEEVDSRGTENDGVYMLDRVESEYECCIWKLANVRENRDPLSKGRPLTRKQKEWRLKLPYANHKKVFLYLEC, encoded by the exons ATGCGTGGTAACTGGATTGCTCATACTTTGCTGCATCGAGCTCGAATCGCCGCCGTTTCCTCATCACTCTCCTCCATCGGAGCACCGTCGTCCATAGTCTTTGCCTCCGAAGCAACGTCTTCTCAAAGTGCTTGCTCTTCTTCCTCCCGTCGCGACCACGCATTCGCCTTTCCCCCCGCAGCAACCCTGCGGTTATTCAATACCAATTCCTCTAAAGACTTTCAAGATGAAGGGAAAGAACACAACCCACTCCAGT ATGGGGGGGATGAAGGGGGAGAAACCACGGATGGAtgggaagaagatgatgatctGGAGCCTGAG CTTGGTGATGGAGGGGGCGGTGGTGGTGTTGTTTTACAAGGCGTGCCATGGGGTGAGCGTGTTCTTCTTCTTGCTCAAGAGGTCCTGCTGCAATTTGGTGATGACATAAAACTCTATTCTTTCAAGACCACTCCACGTGGATACATTTATGTCAGATTAGACAAACTCTCAAATGA ATTTGGTTGTCCCAGCCTGGAGGAGCTTGAAAGTTACAGCCAAGAGTACAAAAAAAGATTAGATGAAACTGGAGCACTTGGAAATATTCCTGATGATTTAGCTCTTGAG GTATCATCTCCAGGTGCAGAGAGATTACTGAAGGTCCCAGATGATCTATTTAGATTTAAAGCCATACCGATGCGAGTTTCCTACATTGAAGAGGTAGATTCGAGAGGTACTGAAAATGATGGAGTTTATATGCTGGATCGTGTAGAATCGGAATATGAGTGCTGTATCTGGAAATTGGCAAATGTGAGGGAAAACCGAGATCCTTTAAGTAAGGGTAGGCCTTTGACTCGTAAGCAGAAAGAATGGAGATTAAAGTTGCCCTATGCAAATCATAAGAAGGTATTCCTTTACCTTGAATGCTGA
- the LOC120081992 gene encoding cell division control protein 48 homolog B isoform X2, whose amino-acid sequence MVPPALASPHSVHKAHAGESEKVLREAFSKASSHAMSGKPSVIFIDEIDALCPHRDSRREQNVRITTQLSILMDSNKQSASGKPQVVVVASTNRVDAIDPALRRSGRFDAEIEVTAPTEDERYQILRLYTRKVQLDPEVDLRAIAASCNGFVGADLEALCREAAMAALQRCSGTNENAILCLTTEDLKHARSIVGPSMTRGVTVEIPNVTWDDIGGLKQLKKKLQQSVEWPIKHAASFSKLGISPARGILLYGPPGCSKTTLAKAAANAAQASFFSLSGAEMYSMYVGEGEALLRNTFRRARLAAPSIIFFDEADVVAAKRGGSSSGNTTVGERLLSTLLTEMDGLEEAKGILVLAATNRPHAIDAALMRPGRFDLVLYVPPPDLEARYEILRVHTRPMKIGLDVDLKKIAEDTELFTGAELEGLCREAGIVALREDIAASVVCGRHFETVKNSLKPALTLADVDIYSTFMKTRTALPSQHSDLSCNNKIKSKRNLLGPVSLVKLSLIGCFVFVVAKYFFYEENQVERELTTT is encoded by the exons ATGGTCCCCCCGGCACTGGCAAG TCCCCATTCAGTTCACAAAGCACATGCTGGAGAAAGTGAAAAAGTTTTGCGCGAGGCTTTCTCCAAGGCATCATCTCATGCAATGTCCGGAAAACCATCAGTTATCTTTATAGATGAAATTGATGCACTTTGTCCTCATCGGGATTCAAG GAGAGAGCAGAATGTTCGTATAACCACTCAACTTTCTATACTGATGGACTCCAATAAGCAATCCGCATCTGGTAAACCACAAGTTGTTGTAGTTGCATCAACTAACAG GGTGGATGCCATCGATCCTGCACTTAGAAGGTCAGGGCGTTTTGATGCTGAAATAGAAGTAACAGCACCAACTGAGGATGAACGATATCAAATTCTCAGG CTATACACAAGGAAGGTTCAATTGGATCCAGAAGTTGATTTACGAGCCATAGCTGCATCTTGCAATGGGTTTGTAGGAGCTGACTTGGAGGCTCTGTGTCGTGAGGCTGCAATGGCTGCATTGCAAAGGTGCTCAGGTACAAATGAGAATGCTATCCTCTGTCTAACAACAGAAGACTTGAAGCATGCAAGATCTATAGTTGGCCCAAGTATGACTAGAGGCGTCACTGTGGAAATTCCAAATGTGACTTGGGATGATATTGGAGGACTAAAACAATTAAAA AAAAAGCTACAGCAGTCCGTTGAATGGCCTATTAAACATGCTGCTTCTTTCTCAAAGTTGGGTATATCACCTGCACGCGGGATTCTTTTGTACGGGCCTCCAGGTTGCTCAAAAACAACCCTTGCTAAAGCAGCTGCGAATGCTGCTCAAGCATCTTTTTTTTCACTTAG TGGTGCAGAGATGTACTCTATGTATGTTGGTGAGGGAGAGGCTCTACTGCGCAACACTTTTAGAAGAGCTCGTCTTGCTGCACCAAGCATAATATTTTTTGATGAGGCCGATGTTGTTGCTGCCAAAAG AGGCGGGAGTTCAAGCGGCAACACCACCGTTGGGGAGAGGCTTCTATCTACTTTGTTAACTGAGATGGACGGTCTTGAAGAAGCAAAA GGAATACTAGTTTTAGCTGCTACAAACCGTCCTCATGCCATTGATGCTGCACTTATGCGACCAGGACGCTTTGACTTG GTGCTCTATGTACCTCCACCAGATTTAGAAGCTCGGTACGAGATACTTCGCGTTCATACTCGTCCAATGAAAATTGGCCTTGATGTAGACCTCAAAAAAATAGCAGAGGATACAGAGCTGTTCACTGGGGCTGAACTCGAAGGCCTGTGTAGGGAAGCTGGAATTGTAGCTTTAAGAGAAGACATAGCTGCTAGTGTTGTGTGTGGTCGTCATTTTGAGACGGTAAAGAATTCTTTGAAGCCAGCTTTAACCTTAGCAGATGTTGATATATACTCCACTTTTATGAAGACCCGTACCGCTCTGCCTTCACAACATTCCGATTTAAGTTGTAATAATAAGATCAAGAGTAAAAGAAATTTGTTGGGTCCTGTATCTTTGGTTAAACTTAGTTTGATTGGCTGTTTCGTTTTTGTTGTTGCTAAATACTTTTTCTATGAGGAAAATCAAGTTGAACGCGAATTGACGACTACCTAG
- the LOC120081992 gene encoding cell division control protein 48 homolog B isoform X1 yields the protein MDDQSSRSGNCGNGGENQWRAEEAIAGNSEALKALRELIIFPLLFSQEAKKIGLRWPRGLLLYGPPGTGKTSLVRAIVQECGAHLTTISPHSVHKAHAGESEKVLREAFSKASSHAMSGKPSVIFIDEIDALCPHRDSRREQNVRITTQLSILMDSNKQSASGKPQVVVVASTNRVDAIDPALRRSGRFDAEIEVTAPTEDERYQILRLYTRKVQLDPEVDLRAIAASCNGFVGADLEALCREAAMAALQRCSGTNENAILCLTTEDLKHARSIVGPSMTRGVTVEIPNVTWDDIGGLKQLKKKLQQSVEWPIKHAASFSKLGISPARGILLYGPPGCSKTTLAKAAANAAQASFFSLSGAEMYSMYVGEGEALLRNTFRRARLAAPSIIFFDEADVVAAKRGGSSSGNTTVGERLLSTLLTEMDGLEEAKGILVLAATNRPHAIDAALMRPGRFDLVLYVPPPDLEARYEILRVHTRPMKIGLDVDLKKIAEDTELFTGAELEGLCREAGIVALREDIAASVVCGRHFETVKNSLKPALTLADVDIYSTFMKTRTALPSQHSDLSCNNKIKSKRNLLGPVSLVKLSLIGCFVFVVAKYFFYEENQVERELTTT from the exons ATGGACGATCAAAGTTCTAGAAGTGGTAATTGTGGTAATGGTGGCGAGAACCAGTGGAGAGCTGAGGAAGCGATTGCTGGAAACTCTGAGGCCCTAAAAGCATTGAGAGAGCTGATCATCTTCCCGCTATTATTCTCGCAGGAAGCTAAAAAAATCGGTCTAAGA TGGCCTCGAGGCTTGCTTTTGTATGGTCCCCCCGGCACTGGCAAG ACAAGTTTAGTACGTGCCATTGTTCAGGAATGCGGTGCACATTTAACCACTATCAG TCCCCATTCAGTTCACAAAGCACATGCTGGAGAAAGTGAAAAAGTTTTGCGCGAGGCTTTCTCCAAGGCATCATCTCATGCAATGTCCGGAAAACCATCAGTTATCTTTATAGATGAAATTGATGCACTTTGTCCTCATCGGGATTCAAG GAGAGAGCAGAATGTTCGTATAACCACTCAACTTTCTATACTGATGGACTCCAATAAGCAATCCGCATCTGGTAAACCACAAGTTGTTGTAGTTGCATCAACTAACAG GGTGGATGCCATCGATCCTGCACTTAGAAGGTCAGGGCGTTTTGATGCTGAAATAGAAGTAACAGCACCAACTGAGGATGAACGATATCAAATTCTCAGG CTATACACAAGGAAGGTTCAATTGGATCCAGAAGTTGATTTACGAGCCATAGCTGCATCTTGCAATGGGTTTGTAGGAGCTGACTTGGAGGCTCTGTGTCGTGAGGCTGCAATGGCTGCATTGCAAAGGTGCTCAGGTACAAATGAGAATGCTATCCTCTGTCTAACAACAGAAGACTTGAAGCATGCAAGATCTATAGTTGGCCCAAGTATGACTAGAGGCGTCACTGTGGAAATTCCAAATGTGACTTGGGATGATATTGGAGGACTAAAACAATTAAAA AAAAAGCTACAGCAGTCCGTTGAATGGCCTATTAAACATGCTGCTTCTTTCTCAAAGTTGGGTATATCACCTGCACGCGGGATTCTTTTGTACGGGCCTCCAGGTTGCTCAAAAACAACCCTTGCTAAAGCAGCTGCGAATGCTGCTCAAGCATCTTTTTTTTCACTTAG TGGTGCAGAGATGTACTCTATGTATGTTGGTGAGGGAGAGGCTCTACTGCGCAACACTTTTAGAAGAGCTCGTCTTGCTGCACCAAGCATAATATTTTTTGATGAGGCCGATGTTGTTGCTGCCAAAAG AGGCGGGAGTTCAAGCGGCAACACCACCGTTGGGGAGAGGCTTCTATCTACTTTGTTAACTGAGATGGACGGTCTTGAAGAAGCAAAA GGAATACTAGTTTTAGCTGCTACAAACCGTCCTCATGCCATTGATGCTGCACTTATGCGACCAGGACGCTTTGACTTG GTGCTCTATGTACCTCCACCAGATTTAGAAGCTCGGTACGAGATACTTCGCGTTCATACTCGTCCAATGAAAATTGGCCTTGATGTAGACCTCAAAAAAATAGCAGAGGATACAGAGCTGTTCACTGGGGCTGAACTCGAAGGCCTGTGTAGGGAAGCTGGAATTGTAGCTTTAAGAGAAGACATAGCTGCTAGTGTTGTGTGTGGTCGTCATTTTGAGACGGTAAAGAATTCTTTGAAGCCAGCTTTAACCTTAGCAGATGTTGATATATACTCCACTTTTATGAAGACCCGTACCGCTCTGCCTTCACAACATTCCGATTTAAGTTGTAATAATAAGATCAAGAGTAAAAGAAATTTGTTGGGTCCTGTATCTTTGGTTAAACTTAGTTTGATTGGCTGTTTCGTTTTTGTTGTTGCTAAATACTTTTTCTATGAGGAAAATCAAGTTGAACGCGAATTGACGACTACCTAG
- the LOC120081992 gene encoding cell division control protein 48 homolog B isoform X3, protein MDDQSSRSGNCGNGGENQWRAEEAIAGNSEALKALRELIIFPLLFSQEAKKIGLRWPRGLLLYGPPGTGKTSLVRAIVQECGAHLTTISPHSVHKAHAGESEKVLREAFSKASSHAMSGKPSVIFIDEIDALCPHRDSRREQNVRITTQLSILMDSNKQSASGKPQVVVVASTNRVDAIDPALRRSGRFDAEIEVTAPTEDERYQILRLYTRKVQLDPEVDLRAIAASCNGFVGADLEALCREAAMAALQRCSGTNENAILCLTTEDLKHARSIVGPSMTRGVTVEIPNVTWDDIGGLKQLKKKLQQSVEWPIKHAASFSKLGISPARGILLYGPPGCSKTTLAKAAANAAQASFFSLSGAEMYSMYVGEGEALLRNTFRRARLAAPSIIFFDEADVVAAKRGGSSSGNTTVGERLLSTLLTEMDGLEEAKGILVLAATNRPHAIDAALMRPGRFDLVRHPFSHFMC, encoded by the exons ATGGACGATCAAAGTTCTAGAAGTGGTAATTGTGGTAATGGTGGCGAGAACCAGTGGAGAGCTGAGGAAGCGATTGCTGGAAACTCTGAGGCCCTAAAAGCATTGAGAGAGCTGATCATCTTCCCGCTATTATTCTCGCAGGAAGCTAAAAAAATCGGTCTAAGA TGGCCTCGAGGCTTGCTTTTGTATGGTCCCCCCGGCACTGGCAAG ACAAGTTTAGTACGTGCCATTGTTCAGGAATGCGGTGCACATTTAACCACTATCAG TCCCCATTCAGTTCACAAAGCACATGCTGGAGAAAGTGAAAAAGTTTTGCGCGAGGCTTTCTCCAAGGCATCATCTCATGCAATGTCCGGAAAACCATCAGTTATCTTTATAGATGAAATTGATGCACTTTGTCCTCATCGGGATTCAAG GAGAGAGCAGAATGTTCGTATAACCACTCAACTTTCTATACTGATGGACTCCAATAAGCAATCCGCATCTGGTAAACCACAAGTTGTTGTAGTTGCATCAACTAACAG GGTGGATGCCATCGATCCTGCACTTAGAAGGTCAGGGCGTTTTGATGCTGAAATAGAAGTAACAGCACCAACTGAGGATGAACGATATCAAATTCTCAGG CTATACACAAGGAAGGTTCAATTGGATCCAGAAGTTGATTTACGAGCCATAGCTGCATCTTGCAATGGGTTTGTAGGAGCTGACTTGGAGGCTCTGTGTCGTGAGGCTGCAATGGCTGCATTGCAAAGGTGCTCAGGTACAAATGAGAATGCTATCCTCTGTCTAACAACAGAAGACTTGAAGCATGCAAGATCTATAGTTGGCCCAAGTATGACTAGAGGCGTCACTGTGGAAATTCCAAATGTGACTTGGGATGATATTGGAGGACTAAAACAATTAAAA AAAAAGCTACAGCAGTCCGTTGAATGGCCTATTAAACATGCTGCTTCTTTCTCAAAGTTGGGTATATCACCTGCACGCGGGATTCTTTTGTACGGGCCTCCAGGTTGCTCAAAAACAACCCTTGCTAAAGCAGCTGCGAATGCTGCTCAAGCATCTTTTTTTTCACTTAG TGGTGCAGAGATGTACTCTATGTATGTTGGTGAGGGAGAGGCTCTACTGCGCAACACTTTTAGAAGAGCTCGTCTTGCTGCACCAAGCATAATATTTTTTGATGAGGCCGATGTTGTTGCTGCCAAAAG AGGCGGGAGTTCAAGCGGCAACACCACCGTTGGGGAGAGGCTTCTATCTACTTTGTTAACTGAGATGGACGGTCTTGAAGAAGCAAAA GGAATACTAGTTTTAGCTGCTACAAACCGTCCTCATGCCATTGATGCTGCACTTATGCGACCAGGACGCTTTGACTTGGTGAGACATCCATTTTCTCATTTCATGTGTTAA
- the LOC120081619 gene encoding asparagine synthetase domain-containing protein 1, with protein MCGIALIVSGIRLDLSSLHVDAKSPSPHPVHEQLQFSIDDLKAALRRRGPDSLGGVKIFISSKSSNPGEEQQFECSIERVDDGVAVQSQNDQYEMKIGCFRSENGWIPQSENSCSSPISGAEFYLLGATLQLRGINPIVQPLMDASRNILVYNGEIFGGIHVEYQGNDAETLMLALQNCCACNFSLGTNTCEGECKRERTIVDILSIVQGPWSIIYWQDSAKTLWFGRDAFGRRSLLVHWPTVEDSRFLLSSVSPASSMFHGAGLEDDNGTCEVSFWEELPCGIYSISFDAQRTDGFLVGEVKRHEWTNESLKELVEWKRTRIVPEPRDISTPYLKDLLSQYESHLACLPNLLSVSGSIQAPVSTPAEILLEALRKSLIRRTSLYRIFQGTTSASRKTELGPVAILFSGGLDSMILAALLDECLDTCYEIDLLNVSFDGCSAPDRISAKAGVKELSRIAPLRRWKLVEIDADLSNLTSETKHVMSLINPANTYMDLNIGIALWLASGGNGWIYESIDKDEKFHQRVKYKSEAKILLVGSGADEQCAGYGRHRTKYRQGGWHLLNEEMKLDIQRIWKRNLGRDDRCIADNGKEARFPFLDEDVIHILLAFPLWEVTDLEKPAGTGDKKILREVAKLLGLHEAGALPKRAIQFGSRIARESNRKNFGSNRAANQASAGSVKFNRQSVLVMTCQGSPSGSGQ; from the exons ATGTGTGGAATCGCTTTGATCGTTTCTGGCATTCGCCTTGATTTATCATCTCTACATGTAGACGCCAAATCCCCGTCTCCTCATCCAGTTCACGAGCAA CTCCAGTTTTCGATTGATGATCTTAAAGCGGCATTACGGAGAAGAGGGCCCGATAGTTTAGGCGGAGTGAAGATTTTTATTTCTTCAAAATCTTCTAATCCCGGTGAAGAGCAGCAGTTTGAGTGTTCCATTGAGAGGGTTGATGATGGCGTTGCAGTCCAGAGTCAAAATGATCAATACGAGATGAAAATTGGTTGTTTCCGTTCTGAAAATGGATGGATTCCTCAATCAGAGAATAGTTGCAGTAGTCCCATCTCTGGTGCGGAGTTTTATTTATTAGGGGCTACGTTACAGCTTAGAGGGATTAACCCTATTGTTCAGCCGTTGATGGATGCTTCCCGCAATATTCTTGTTTACAATG GTGAAATATTTGGAGGAATACACGTTGAGTATCAAGGAAACGATGCTGAAACTCTTATGCTAGCTCTTCAGAATTGTTGCGCATGTAATTTCAGTTTAGGTACGAACACATGTGAAGGTGAATGTAAGAGAGAAAGAACTATTGTAGATATTCTTTCAATAGTTCAAGGGCCATGGTCAATCATCTACTGGCAG GATAGTGCAAAAACTTTGTGGTTTGGTCGAGATGCCTTTGGGAGGCGAAGTCTTCTTGTTCACTGGCCAACAGTGGAGGATTCTCGGTTTCTTTTATCATCTGTATCACCAGCTTCTTCAATGTTTCATGGTGCAG GGCTTGAAGATGACAATGGTACTTGTGAAGTGAGCTTCTGGGAAGAACTACCATGTGGGATTTACAGCATCTCTTTTGATGCTCAGAGAACTGATGGTTTCCTGGTTGGTGAAGTCAAAAGGCATGAATGGACCAACGAGTCACTGAAAGAGCTTGTTGAGTGGAAAAGAACTCGTATTGTACCTGAACCTAGAGACATCTCCACTCCATATCTCAAGGATCTTTTGTCACAATATGAAAGCCATTTAGCATGTTTACCTAACTTGCTATCAGTATCTG GGAGTATCCAAGCTCCTGTCTCAACTCCTGCAGAGATTCTGCTGGAAGCTCTAAGGAAGTCTCTAATCCGGCGAACTTCACTTTATAGAATTTTCCAG GGTACAACATCTGCTTCGAGAAAAACAGAACTTGGTCCAGTGGCCATTCTTTTTTCTGGTGGATTGGATTCTATGATACTAGCAGCATTACTGGATGAATGTCTTGATACCTGTT ATGAGATAGATCTTCTTAATGTCAGCTTTGATGGTTGTTCTGCACCTGATCGAATCTCTGCGAAGGCTGGAGTTAAGGAACTGAGTAGAATTGCCCCTCTAAGAAG GTGGAAACTGGTCGAGATTGATGCTGATTTGTCAAATCTGACCTCTGAAACCAAGCACGTCATGTCTCTAATAAATCCTGCAAATACATACATG GACCTGAATATCGGAATAGCTTTGTGGCTGGCCTCTGGTGGCAATGGTTGGATTTATGAATCAATTGACAAGGATGAGAAGTTTCATCAACGTGTAAAATACAAGTCTGAGGCCAAAATTCTCCTTGTTGGCTCTGGTGCCGATGAGCAATGTGCTGGCTATGGCAGGCATCGAACAAAATATAGACAAGGGGG CTGGCATCTTTTAAATGAGGAAATGAAGTTGGATATTCAGAGAATCTGGAAGAGAAATCTAGGGAGAGATGACAGATGTATTGCAGATAATGGCAAGGAG GCTAGATTTCCCTTTTTGGATGAGGACGTTATACATATATTGCTAGCATTTCCTCTATGGGAGGTTACCGACCTTGAGAAACCTGCTGGAACCGGTGATAAGAAGATACTGAGGGAG GTTGCAAAATTACTTGGTCTGCACGAAGCAGGAGCTCTACCTAAAAGAGCAATACAG TTTGGCTCAAGGATTGCAAGGGAATCAAACCGGAAGAACTTCGGAAGCAACCGGGCTGCTAATCAGGCCTCAGCAGGAAGTGTGAAGTTTAACAGGCAATCTGTTCTAGTGATGACCTGCCAAGGCTCACCCTCCGGCTCAGGGCAGTAG